The Podospora pseudocomata strain CBS 415.72m chromosome 3, whole genome shotgun sequence genome window below encodes:
- a CDS encoding hypothetical protein (EggNog:ENOG503PAGZ): MSLRRPGFWARQAKSSYKNQINIPFSHHTQTPTPTSTSTSTSASTDKMHLHHLALLGAIPLSLAHPSPSTPSITELFAYPPTNPIFLENLLPLPDSRLLLSSFSPSLLLFSPNSPTTPTALTPFPNCTSYTGLTSLSPTTYAVTGGVMAGLGLDPTTTALHIFSLPPNSTTPTLLNSIPLNYPLPNGLLALPSNKSIILSADSLTGSILRIDTTTNTVTTILQSPQLLGGTVFPLGINGLAARPLFDGYLYFTVSGQGYFGRIKLSNQGYIPSGSQIQVLAQIQDPGWVNAFDDLDFDHTGKSAYIAWQRGRVVKVTQAAWGQQWTQEVIVNGTEDVTLKGVTAVKFAKGWSGRKVLFATTGGLEGENDQVGGQVVRIDL, translated from the coding sequence ATGTCACTTCGTCGACCAGGTTTCTGGGCTCGGCAGGCAAAGTCGTCTTATAAAAACCAAATCAACATCCCCTTTTCTCaccacacacaaacaccaacaccaacatcaacatcaacatcaacatcagcatcaacagaCAAGAtgcaccttcaccacctcgccctcctcggGGCCATCCCCCTATCACTGGCTCACCCATccccgtcaaccccctccatcaccgagCTCTTCGCCTACCCCCCCACAAACCCCATTTTCCTcgaaaacctcctccccctcccggaCTCCCGCCTCTtactctcctccttctccccctccctactccttttctctcccaactcccccacaaccccaaccgccctcacccccttcccaaactGCACCTCCTACACAGGcctaacctccctctcccccaccacctacGCCGTCACAGGCGGCGTCATGGCCGGCCTCGGTCTCGaccccaccacaaccgccctccacatcttctccctcccccccaactccaccacccccaccctcctgaactccatccccctcaactaccccctccccaacggcctcctcgccctcccttCCAACAAAAGCATCATCCTCTCGGCCGACTCCCTCACCGGCTCCATCCTCCGAATCgacacaacaaccaacaccgtcaccacaATCCTCCAAtccccccagctcctcggcggcACAGTCTTCCCCCTCGGCATCAACGGCCTCGCTGCCCGGCCCCTGTTCGACGGATACCTCTACTTTACCGTTTCCGGCCAGGGGTATTTCGGGAGGATCAAACTCTCCAACCAGGGTTACATCCCCTCGGGCAGCCAAATCCAAGTGCTGGCCCAGATTCAGGACCCCGGGTGGGTCAACGCGTTTGACGATCTCGATTTCGACCACACCGGCAAGAGCGCCTACATTGCCtggcagagggggagggtcgTCAAGGTTACTCAGGCCGCATGGGGACAGCAGTGGACGCAAGAGGTTATCGTCAATGGGACCGAGGATGTGACGCTGAAGGGTGTTACGGCGGTGAAATTCGCGAAGGGCTGGTCGGGGAGGAAGGTTTTGTTTGCTACCACCGGGGgactggagggggagaacgATCAGGTGGGAGGGCaggtggtgaggattgaTCTCTAG
- a CDS encoding hypothetical protein (EggNog:ENOG503NVVI; COG:Q), whose protein sequence is MTDYKFEGWLGLDASSAEGKMQWGEFEPKPWEETDIDIKISHCGICGSDLHTLRSGWVVRVGSQVKHLALGDRVGVGAQSDSCCSRTGKPCEACESGQENYCPNKHVGTYNGVYLNGGKSYGGYATYNRVPARFAVKIPEGISSAEAAPMLCGGVTTYAPLKHHGAGPGKTVGIVGLGGLGHFGVMWAKALGADKVVVISRTNAKKEDALKMGADEFIATAEDPRWGKTHANTIDLIVCTVSQTDMPVQDYFNLLKFDGVFVQVGLPDDGFPTFQQKPLIFKRIKITGSLIGSPDDIREMFDLALAKGVKPWISTIPMKDANQAIIDFEKGAPRYRFVLENEPEAKASL, encoded by the exons ATGACCGACTACAAGTTTGAAGGATGGCTTGGCCTCGATGCCAGCTCGGCCGAGGGCAAGATGCAATGGGGCGAGTTTGAGCCCAAGCCTTGGGAGGAGACCGACATCGATATTAAGATCTCTCACTGCGGTATCTGCGGCAGCGACCTTCACACTCTCCGCTCCGGATGG GTCGTCAGAGTCGGTTCTCAAGTCAAGCACCTCGCTCTCGGCGACCGCGTGGGTGTCGGTGCCCAGTCCGACTCTTGCTGCAGCCGCACGGGCAAGCCTTGCGAGGCCTGCGAGTCTGGCCAGGAGAACTACTGCCCCAACAAACACGTCGGTACCTACAATGGCGTCTACCTCAACGGCGGCAAGTCCTACGGCGGTTACGCCACCTACAACCGCGTTCCCGCCCGCTTCGCCGTCAAGATTCCCGAGGGCATCTCCAGCGCCGAGGCCGCTCCGATGTTGTGCGGTGGTGTGACCACCTACGCTCCCCTCAAGCACCACGGCGCCGGTCCCGGCAAGACAGTCGGCATCGTCGGTCTCGGTGGCCTCGGCCACTTTGGTGTCATGTGGGCCAAGGCTCTCGGTGCGGACAAGGTCGTTGTCATCTCTAGAACAAACGCCAAGAAAGAGGACGCCCTCAAGATGGGCGCTGACGAGTTCATCGCTACCGCCGAGGACCCTAGATGGGGCAAGACCCACGCCAACACCATCGATTTGATCGTCTGCACTGTCAGCCAGACCGACATGCCGGTACAGGACTACTTCAACCTGCTCAAGTTTGACGGTGTCTTTGTGCAGGTCGGTCTGCCCGATGACGGCTTCCCAACCTTCCAGCAGAAGCCCTTGATCTTCAAGCGCATCAAGATCACTGGCAGTTTGATCGGCAGCCCGGATGACATCAGGGAGATGTTCGACTTGGCCCTCGCCAAGGGTGTCAAGCCGTGGATTTCTACCATCCCCATGAAGGACGCCAACCAAGCT